Proteins encoded in a region of the Mucilaginibacter sabulilitoris genome:
- a CDS encoding LysR family transcriptional regulator, protein MIFDFRLKVFYTVSQRLSFTKAAHELFITQPAVTKHIKELEQQLNVQLFKRNGNNIALTPAGKILTQYAEKIFHTYTDLETELAQLNNIEAGTLHIGASTTVAQTILPKILALFKKTYPELTFSFIQGNTDHISQLILDEKIDIAIVEGAAHSPQLAYSPFAKDEIVLVTRANNKLSKKTEISPRQLLEIPLVLREAGSGTLDVIYNALAGVQINPRDLKIEIQLESSIAIKQYLLHSETATFLSIQSVLSELKYNELSIIEIKGMEIFRTFQFIQLHGKNNKLIELFKRFCLTNYNYK, encoded by the coding sequence ATGATTTTCGATTTCAGGTTAAAGGTTTTTTACACGGTTTCGCAAAGGTTGAGTTTTACAAAGGCGGCCCACGAGCTGTTCATCACCCAACCCGCTGTTACCAAGCACATTAAAGAGCTGGAACAGCAGCTGAACGTACAGCTGTTTAAACGCAACGGGAACAACATAGCGCTTACCCCCGCCGGCAAAATATTAACCCAATATGCCGAAAAGATATTCCACACCTATACCGACCTAGAAACTGAGCTGGCCCAGCTGAATAATATTGAGGCCGGCACCCTGCACATTGGCGCCAGCACTACTGTGGCCCAAACCATTTTGCCCAAAATACTGGCCCTCTTCAAAAAAACATACCCGGAGCTTACCTTTAGCTTTATACAAGGGAACACCGACCATATTTCGCAGCTGATACTGGACGAAAAAATTGATATAGCCATTGTGGAAGGGGCGGCCCATTCGCCGCAACTGGCTTATTCGCCATTTGCCAAAGACGAGATCGTGCTGGTGACCAGGGCCAATAATAAGCTATCCAAAAAAACGGAGATCAGTCCCAGGCAACTGCTGGAGATCCCGCTGGTGCTGCGCGAGGCCGGTTCGGGCACGCTTGATGTAATTTACAATGCCCTGGCCGGCGTTCAGATCAATCCCCGCGACCTGAAAATTGAAATTCAGCTGGAGAGCAGCATCGCCATTAAACAATACCTATTGCACTCAGAAACAGCTACTTTCCTGTCTATCCAGTCGGTGTTAAGCGAATTAAAATACAACGAGCTCAGCATAATTGAAATAAAGGGGATGGAGATTTTCCGCACTTTTCAGTTTATACAGCTGCATGGCAAAAACAACAAGCTTATTGAGCTTTTTAAGCGTTTTTGCCTTACCAATTATAACTACAAGTAA
- a CDS encoding class I SAM-dependent methyltransferase, with product MQNNLQQAFGNIDIYLFDQLLKGRFDNCKTVLDAGCGGGRNLVYFMQNNYQVFGVDQNPEAVEAVKQLSAKLAADNPLSNFSVAGVEDMPFANQQFDLVICSAVLHFAQDERHFDAMVRSLWRVLKPGGYLFTRLASSIGIEALVYSIGNGRYQLPDGSERYLVNEQTLLKYTRELNGALYEPIKTTNVQNLRCMTTWCIQKT from the coding sequence ATGCAAAACAACCTTCAGCAAGCCTTTGGCAATATTGATATCTACCTGTTCGACCAGTTATTGAAAGGACGTTTTGACAATTGTAAAACCGTACTTGATGCCGGTTGCGGGGGCGGGCGTAACCTGGTTTACTTTATGCAAAATAATTACCAGGTATTTGGTGTCGATCAAAATCCGGAGGCGGTTGAGGCGGTTAAGCAATTATCGGCTAAGTTGGCCGCTGATAACCCTTTAAGCAATTTTAGCGTGGCGGGCGTGGAAGATATGCCCTTTGCTAATCAGCAATTCGATCTGGTTATTTGCAGCGCGGTGCTGCATTTTGCCCAGGATGAGCGGCATTTCGATGCGATGGTGCGCTCCCTGTGGCGGGTACTTAAACCGGGAGGTTATTTATTTACACGTCTGGCATCAAGTATTGGTATCGAAGCACTGGTATATAGTATTGGCAACGGGCGTTACCAGCTACCAGATGGTTCTGAACGGTATTTGGTGAATGAGCAAACATTGCTTAAGTATACCCGCGAACTAAACGGAGCCCTTTACGAACCTATAAAAACAACCAATGTGCAAAATCTGCGGTGTATGACTACATGGTGTATACAAAAGACTTAA
- a CDS encoding PQQ-dependent sugar dehydrogenase — protein MKIHVIYMLAASLLVTACKQKKPSNYNNADTVANKSDQQVKLDAPYATKAVKNYCEVIGWPKGKTPVAPEGFTVSLYADSLANPRNIYVAPNGDVFVSEANTEVTGIKKIGADIIGVSKSQNMGKSANKILLFKDTNGDGKPDSKIIFLAQLNQPFGILTLGDWFYVANTDGLWRYPYKAGDTTVSGKGVKILNLPAGGYNNHWTRNLRANKAGTKIYVSVGSGSNVAEHGMGNEKRRADILEINPDGGGERVYASGLRNPAGIDFMPGTDVLYTVVNERDNLGDNLVPDYLTSVKEGGFYGWPWAYFGQHEDPVRKGENPDMVKKTIVPDFALGAHTASLGLAFYNGKSFPQRYMNGAFIGQHGSWNSSKLVGYKVTFVPFENGKPTGKMEDFLTGFIADTAKGKVYGRPVGVAIAKDGSLLVADDSSNKIWQVKAK, from the coding sequence ATGAAAATTCATGTAATATATATGCTGGCGGCAAGCCTACTCGTCACGGCTTGCAAGCAAAAAAAACCGAGTAATTATAACAACGCCGATACCGTTGCAAATAAAAGCGACCAGCAGGTTAAGCTTGACGCTCCTTACGCCACTAAGGCCGTTAAAAACTATTGCGAGGTGATTGGCTGGCCAAAAGGCAAAACACCTGTAGCTCCTGAAGGCTTTACCGTAAGTTTGTACGCCGATAGTCTGGCCAATCCGCGTAATATTTATGTAGCGCCCAATGGTGATGTTTTTGTGTCTGAAGCCAATACCGAAGTTACAGGGATCAAAAAAATAGGCGCCGATATTATCGGGGTAAGCAAATCGCAAAACATGGGAAAAAGCGCTAACAAGATTCTCCTGTTTAAGGATACCAACGGTGATGGCAAGCCCGATTCAAAAATTATCTTCTTAGCTCAATTGAATCAGCCATTTGGTATACTAACACTTGGCGATTGGTTTTATGTGGCCAATACAGATGGTTTATGGCGATACCCCTATAAAGCGGGCGACACCACAGTGAGCGGCAAAGGGGTAAAAATACTGAATCTGCCTGCGGGTGGATATAATAACCACTGGACGCGTAACCTGCGGGCCAACAAAGCCGGTACAAAAATTTATGTATCGGTTGGCTCGGGCAGCAATGTGGCAGAGCATGGTATGGGAAACGAAAAGCGCCGGGCCGATATACTGGAGATAAACCCCGATGGCGGCGGCGAACGTGTATATGCCAGCGGTCTGCGCAACCCCGCGGGCATCGATTTTATGCCGGGCACGGATGTACTTTACACCGTTGTAAATGAACGCGATAATTTAGGCGATAACCTGGTACCCGATTACCTGACAAGCGTTAAAGAAGGCGGTTTTTATGGCTGGCCCTGGGCCTACTTTGGTCAGCATGAAGATCCGGTGCGCAAAGGCGAAAATCCCGATATGGTAAAAAAAACTATCGTGCCTGATTTTGCCCTTGGGGCTCATACCGCATCATTAGGTCTGGCATTTTACAACGGCAAAAGCTTTCCGCAGCGTTATATGAACGGAGCTTTTATAGGGCAGCACGGCTCATGGAACAGCTCAAAACTGGTGGGTTATAAAGTAACTTTTGTACCTTTTGAAAACGGCAAGCCAACCGGCAAAATGGAAGATTTTTTAACCGGCTTTATTGCCGATACCGCTAAGGGCAAGGTATACGGTCGCCCGGTTGGTGTAGCGATAGCTAAGGATGGATCACTGCTGGTTGCCGATGATTCATCAAATAAAATATGGCAGGTGAAGGCTAAGTAA
- a CDS encoding gliding motility-associated C-terminal domain-containing protein, whose amino-acid sequence MRPPILKLFLLLLFALAFGSAAAQVCSGGLGDPVINQDFGSGAGTGDPLTDDITTLTYTTNCPEDGSYTITHYSGGCHNTWHTVYTDHTGNTNGFFMMINASYAPSVFFTQKADVLCENTTYEFSAYVLNLLTAQASDNTVIHPEIVFSVETITGQVLKTYDTGIIPPTSTPVWVKDSLFFTTPPGVTQVVVKMTNKAPGGNGNDLLLDDITFRACGPIVQVGFTTIEANEPKNQCVGETKTYTLKAKVNEGYTNPKIQWQQDKGDGGGWIDIAGATNDTYSFTIGGGNLGVFKYRLAAAEGQNINSANCKVFSNALTVTVNPYPVVATIEPQTQCEGDAVMLNATGGATYEWSGPGITAANKHQNPLVFNAVTPAAAGNYTVIVTSEAGCSSTAHTSLAVNSRPVVTVEEPTTICMGNSTTLNASAPGNNQYSWSPATGLSDPNVRNPVANPTQTTAYTVKVTNDKQCFTTKTVTLTVLPPPIADAGGDKKIFEGQSVKLDGSAKFGDVYSWTPVDYLSDPHSLNPIASPVDDITYTLHVTSNFNCGTDENSVFVRVYKKVVVPNTFSPNGDGVNDFWDIEALVTYPQSLLTVYNRYGRQVYSSRGYDQPWKGTYNGNVLPTGTYYYVIDLKSGAPLLSGWVQIIK is encoded by the coding sequence ATGCGACCGCCTATCCTTAAGCTATTTTTACTGTTACTTTTTGCACTGGCTTTTGGCAGCGCTGCTGCACAGGTATGCAGCGGTGGTTTAGGAGATCCGGTAATTAACCAGGATTTTGGATCGGGTGCAGGTACGGGTGATCCATTAACAGATGACATTACCACGTTAACTTACACTACTAATTGTCCCGAAGATGGTTCATATACCATTACGCATTACAGCGGCGGCTGCCACAATACCTGGCACACCGTTTACACCGATCATACCGGCAATACCAACGGCTTTTTCATGATGATAAACGCCAGTTATGCCCCAAGTGTGTTTTTTACCCAAAAGGCCGATGTGCTGTGCGAAAACACAACATATGAGTTTTCGGCCTATGTATTAAACCTTTTAACTGCACAGGCCAGTGATAATACGGTTATACACCCGGAGATTGTGTTTTCGGTTGAGACCATCACGGGACAGGTGCTGAAAACTTATGATACGGGTATCATACCGCCAACCTCGACACCGGTATGGGTTAAAGACAGTTTGTTTTTTACCACGCCGCCGGGTGTTACGCAGGTTGTTGTAAAAATGACCAATAAAGCGCCCGGCGGCAACGGTAACGATTTGCTGCTTGACGATATTACCTTCAGGGCCTGTGGCCCCATTGTACAGGTCGGTTTTACTACCATAGAGGCTAATGAGCCAAAGAACCAATGCGTGGGCGAAACCAAAACATACACCCTGAAAGCAAAAGTTAACGAAGGTTACACCAACCCTAAAATACAATGGCAGCAGGATAAAGGCGATGGCGGTGGCTGGATTGATATAGCCGGCGCAACAAATGATACTTATAGTTTTACTATTGGCGGCGGTAACCTGGGTGTTTTTAAATACCGCCTTGCTGCTGCCGAGGGGCAAAATATAAATTCGGCAAATTGTAAGGTTTTTTCAAACGCGCTTACAGTCACCGTAAATCCTTATCCTGTTGTTGCAACTATTGAGCCGCAAACGCAGTGTGAAGGTGATGCCGTAATGCTGAACGCCACGGGCGGCGCTACTTACGAATGGAGCGGCCCCGGCATTACGGCCGCAAACAAACATCAAAACCCGCTTGTTTTTAACGCGGTAACACCCGCTGCTGCGGGTAATTATACGGTTATAGTAACTTCTGAGGCCGGATGTTCGTCCACAGCCCATACATCGCTCGCCGTAAATTCAAGACCGGTTGTTACGGTAGAGGAGCCTACAACCATTTGCATGGGTAATTCAACAACCCTTAACGCTTCGGCGCCGGGGAATAATCAATATAGCTGGTCGCCCGCAACGGGTTTGTCTGACCCAAATGTGAGAAATCCGGTGGCCAATCCCACCCAAACTACCGCCTATACGGTTAAGGTTACCAATGATAAGCAATGCTTTACCACCAAAACAGTTACACTAACCGTGTTGCCCCCGCCCATTGCCGACGCGGGAGGTGATAAAAAGATATTCGAGGGACAATCGGTAAAACTGGATGGCTCGGCAAAGTTTGGCGATGTGTATTCATGGACGCCTGTCGATTACCTGAGCGACCCGCACTCGCTTAATCCTATAGCCAGTCCGGTTGACGACATTACCTATACCCTGCATGTTACCTCCAATTTTAATTGCGGTACCGATGAGAATAGTGTTTTTGTAAGGGTTTATAAAAAAGTGGTAGTTCCCAACACCTTCTCGCCCAATGGCGATGGCGTAAATGATTTTTGGGACATTGAGGCGCTGGTAACCTATCCGCAAAGTTTGCTTACCGTATACAACCGTTACGGCAGGCAGGTTTATAGCAGCAGGGGATACGATCAGCCCTGGAAAGGTACTTACAACGGTAATGTATTACCAACGGGCACCTACTACTATGTGATCGATCTGAAAAGCGGCGCGCCGTTGTTGTCGGGATGGGTGCAGATTATAAAATAG
- a CDS encoding NADPH-dependent FMN reductase, whose amino-acid sequence MVTIISSTNRPGSHTLKLAQYYQQQLREKGTEAGLLSLTDLPCNLLQSDMYGKRTPEFEPIQQIITQTDKFLFIIPEYNGSFPGVLKVLIDACAFPESFYEKKAALVGLSSGKYGNIRGIDHFTGVCHYIHLNIMSLKIHIASINKELDENGQLFKADTVKFTNEQIDKFIKF is encoded by the coding sequence ATGGTTACTATCATATCGTCAACAAACCGTCCGGGAAGCCACACATTAAAACTTGCGCAATATTATCAGCAGCAACTTCGCGAAAAAGGAACGGAAGCCGGTTTGTTATCGCTTACCGATTTGCCCTGCAATTTATTGCAGAGTGATATGTATGGCAAGCGCACCCCCGAATTTGAGCCTATACAGCAAATCATTACACAAACAGACAAGTTTTTATTTATCATACCCGAATATAATGGCAGCTTCCCAGGTGTGCTGAAGGTATTGATTGATGCCTGTGCCTTCCCCGAAAGTTTTTATGAAAAGAAAGCCGCCCTGGTGGGCTTATCATCGGGCAAGTATGGCAACATCAGGGGCATTGATCATTTTACCGGGGTTTGTCATTACATTCATCTCAATATCATGTCGTTAAAAATCCACATCGCATCTATCAATAAAGAACTTGACGAGAACGGCCAGCTTTTTAAAGCCGATACCGTGAAGTTTACCAATGAGCAGATAGATAAGTTTATTAAGTTTTAG
- a CDS encoding ParA family protein: protein MSKIIALANQKGGVGKTTSSINLAASLAVLDFKTLLVDADPQANSTSGIGFDPRNIKNSIYECIINQVDPHEAIQKTDTPNLDLLPAHIDLVGAEIEMINLSGREYKMKQVFDAVRDEYDFIIIDCSPSLGLITINALTAADSVIIPVQCEYFALEGLGKLLNTIKIVQSRLNPQLEIEGILLTMYDVRLRLSNQVVDEVKTHFEDMVFDTIIQRNTRLSEAPSFGVSVIMHDATCKGAINYLNLAREIIEKNGLTKGEPQTATATV from the coding sequence ATGAGTAAAATAATTGCTTTAGCCAACCAGAAAGGTGGCGTAGGAAAAACTACATCATCTATAAATCTGGCCGCAAGTTTGGCCGTATTAGATTTTAAAACCTTGTTGGTTGATGCCGATCCGCAGGCTAATTCAACGTCGGGAATTGGTTTCGATCCTCGTAACATCAAGAATAGCATTTATGAATGCATCATAAACCAGGTTGACCCTCATGAGGCAATCCAGAAAACGGATACACCCAATCTTGACCTGCTACCAGCTCATATTGACCTGGTAGGTGCTGAGATTGAGATGATTAACCTGAGCGGTCGCGAATATAAAATGAAACAGGTATTTGATGCTGTGCGCGATGAATATGATTTTATTATTATTGACTGCTCCCCTTCATTGGGTTTAATAACTATTAACGCTTTAACCGCTGCCGACTCGGTAATTATCCCGGTACAGTGTGAATATTTCGCGTTGGAGGGTTTGGGTAAATTGCTGAATACCATCAAAATTGTACAGTCGCGCTTAAACCCGCAGCTGGAAATTGAAGGTATACTGCTTACCATGTACGATGTGCGCCTGCGTCTGTCAAACCAGGTGGTTGACGAGGTAAAAACGCATTTTGAGGATATGGTTTTTGATACCATTATTCAGCGCAACACCCGTTTAAGCGAAGCGCCAAGCTTTGGCGTATCGGTAATCATGCATGATGCAACCTGTAAGGGAGCTATAAATTATTTAAATCTGGCACGCGAAATCATCGAAAAGAACGGTCTTACCAAAGGTGAGCCCCAAACCGCAACAGCAACAGTGTAA
- a CDS encoding ParB/RepB/Spo0J family partition protein encodes MSSERRNALGKGLSALLNDSVNVQPYNKTKDNKDKEASTSAVEVNSLGSVNEILLAEIEVNPFQPRTDFDEQALAELADSIKLQGLIQPITVRRVNAHKYQLISGERRFRASKIAGLTQIPAYVRTANDQQMLEMALIENIQRENLNAIEVALSFQRMIEECNLKQEELGDRVSKNRSTVTNYLRLLKLPPSIQASIRDGELTMGHAKALINVGDPAKQLYLHQHIIQQGLSVRKVEELVRDMQKAPVKKEGKQPEPVSYQLQKIQDDLASKFSTRVKLKVGNRGNGVIEIPFLSEDDLGRILEMLDW; translated from the coding sequence ATGAGTAGTGAAAGAAGAAATGCCCTGGGCAAAGGATTAAGTGCGCTGTTGAATGACTCTGTAAACGTACAACCTTATAACAAAACTAAGGATAATAAAGATAAAGAAGCCTCAACATCTGCGGTTGAGGTTAACAGTCTGGGTTCGGTAAATGAAATACTGCTGGCCGAAATTGAGGTAAACCCTTTTCAGCCCCGTACCGATTTTGACGAGCAGGCACTTGCCGAACTGGCCGATTCCATTAAATTACAGGGGCTTATACAACCCATTACTGTAAGGCGTGTTAATGCGCATAAATACCAGCTTATATCGGGCGAGCGCCGTTTTCGCGCGTCGAAAATTGCGGGTTTAACACAGATACCCGCCTACGTGCGCACCGCCAACGACCAGCAAATGCTGGAAATGGCACTCATTGAAAACATTCAGCGCGAAAACCTGAATGCCATTGAGGTTGCCCTTAGCTTTCAGCGCATGATTGAGGAATGTAACCTTAAACAGGAAGAGCTGGGCGACAGGGTAAGTAAAAACCGCTCAACCGTTACCAATTATCTGCGATTATTAAAACTACCACCAAGCATACAGGCATCCATTCGCGATGGTGAACTTACCATGGGCCATGCCAAGGCGCTTATTAATGTTGGCGACCCCGCCAAACAATTATATTTACACCAACATATTATTCAGCAGGGTTTATCCGTTCGTAAGGTTGAAGAATTAGTTCGTGACATGCAAAAGGCACCGGTGAAAAAAGAGGGCAAACAACCCGAGCCGGTATCATACCAATTGCAAAAAATACAGGACGATCTGGCTTCAAAGTTTAGTACACGGGTAAAACTCAAGGTAGGCAACCGGGGCAATGGCGTTATTGAAATACCATTCCTCTCAGAAGATGATCTGGGCCGTATCCTTGAGATGCTGGATTGGTAA
- a CDS encoding DUF5683 domain-containing protein yields the protein MYRYIFTLLLLNTLAFLASAQTNTDSLGNKIRRYGSYAPVIKEKVYHPDSAHKPYKAVIRSLFLPGLGQVYNRHWWKVPVIYSGIGLLGSSIVYNQKYYNENLALSRLLQDRANNTDPSLVQSPNHKLYLQYKTQYELYVKNNVSVSQAQNAFENHRRNRDLSIFGLATVWAINVIDAYIDAKFIHSFSVDNNLTLNPVSAVDKRAIYVGNNRASYNLGLKVTFTLQ from the coding sequence ATGTATAGATACATATTCACTCTTTTATTGCTAAACACGCTGGCTTTTTTAGCCAGCGCACAAACTAACACAGATAGTTTAGGTAATAAAATCCGCAGGTATGGATCTTACGCGCCAGTAATAAAAGAGAAGGTTTATCATCCTGATAGTGCACATAAACCTTATAAAGCTGTTATCAGATCATTATTTTTACCCGGTTTAGGACAAGTGTACAATCGGCATTGGTGGAAAGTTCCTGTTATTTACAGTGGCATAGGCTTGCTTGGCTCATCAATTGTGTATAATCAAAAATATTATAATGAGAATTTGGCACTTTCCAGATTGCTTCAGGATCGTGCCAATAATACCGATCCCTCACTTGTTCAAAGCCCCAATCATAAATTGTATTTGCAGTACAAAACTCAGTACGAGTTGTATGTAAAAAATAATGTTTCGGTATCGCAAGCTCAAAATGCATTTGAAAACCACAGGCGTAACCGCGATCTGAGCATATTTGGCCTGGCAACGGTTTGGGCAATAAACGTAATTGATGCTTATATTGATGCGAAATTTATTCACAGTTTTAGTGTGGATAATAATTTAACACTTAATCCAGTTAGTGCTGTAGACAAGCGAGCGATTTATGTGGGTAATAATAGGGCTTCCTATAATCTGGGTTTAAAAGTTACTTTTACTTTGCAATAA
- a CDS encoding DUF5683 domain-containing protein yields the protein MYKFLFAIGLMLVTAFAATAQIVDTTVAGKADTVRKASNTAPGSFAPPIKKEKTFKPDSLHSPHKAVMHSLMVPGWGQLYNRRWWKVPIIYGGIGLLVSAVIFNQKYYNQDIALARYRKQGIAPNKGDKYYDIYQLYELYKVPDQSIYSELDGYRRNRDLSILGILGAWGIQTIDAYIDAKFIHSYTVDNNLSMKVTPGIMGQPVYAQSANSTFIPTVKITFTF from the coding sequence ATGTATAAATTTTTGTTTGCTATTGGGTTAATGTTGGTAACTGCCTTTGCGGCTACAGCGCAAATTGTGGATACTACAGTAGCGGGCAAAGCAGATACTGTAAGAAAAGCATCAAACACCGCGCCGGGCTCCTTTGCTCCGCCTATTAAAAAGGAGAAAACTTTTAAGCCAGATAGCTTGCATAGCCCGCATAAGGCCGTAATGCATTCGCTGATGGTTCCTGGGTGGGGACAGCTGTATAACCGCAGGTGGTGGAAAGTGCCCATAATTTATGGCGGTATTGGTTTACTGGTATCTGCGGTGATATTTAATCAGAAGTATTATAACCAGGATATAGCGCTTGCCCGCTATCGTAAACAGGGTATTGCGCCAAACAAGGGCGATAAGTATTATGATATTTACCAGTTGTACGAACTCTATAAAGTGCCCGATCAAAGTATATATAGCGAGCTTGACGGCTACAGACGTAACCGCGACCTAAGTATATTGGGTATTTTAGGCGCATGGGGTATTCAAACTATTGATGCTTACATTGATGCCAAGTTTATCCACTCGTACACGGTTGATAATAACTTGTCAATGAAAGTTACACCGGGTATAATGGGGCAGCCGGTTTATGCACAAAGTGCAAATAGTACATTTATTCCGACTGTAAAAATTACCTTTACGTTTTAA
- the dapB gene encoding 4-hydroxy-tetrahydrodipicolinate reductase, protein MKIALLGYGKMGKIIEKIALSRKHEIVLTIDHDNLHDLTPENLQKADVVIEFTMPASVLSNIEHCFNAGVPVVVGTTGWYDKIPEIKQRCEEGNHTLMYASNFSVGVNIFFHVNRLLAKMMNNYPHYDVQVEEIHHIQKMDAPSGTAITIAEGIIENLDSKSEWVNVLTTDDKSDDETVDANQLLIESMRIDSVPGTHTVIYDSEVDSIEFKHTAHNRNGFALGAVLAAEWVHNKKGFYSVEAMFDFNS, encoded by the coding sequence ATGAAGATAGCATTACTGGGCTATGGAAAAATGGGCAAGATCATTGAAAAGATAGCCCTTAGCCGCAAGCATGAAATTGTTTTAACTATTGATCATGATAACCTGCATGATCTTACCCCCGAAAACCTGCAAAAAGCCGATGTTGTAATTGAATTTACTATGCCGGCATCGGTGCTAAGCAATATTGAACATTGTTTTAACGCCGGCGTACCTGTTGTAGTAGGTACAACCGGGTGGTACGATAAAATACCAGAAATAAAACAGCGCTGCGAAGAAGGCAACCATACCTTAATGTATGCTTCAAACTTTAGCGTGGGGGTGAACATATTTTTCCATGTGAACCGTTTGCTGGCCAAAATGATGAACAATTACCCGCACTACGATGTGCAGGTTGAAGAAATTCATCATATCCAGAAAATGGATGCACCAAGCGGCACGGCTATAACTATTGCCGAAGGTATTATTGAAAATCTCGACTCCAAATCGGAGTGGGTTAACGTGTTAACTACCGATGATAAGAGTGATGATGAAACAGTTGATGCTAACCAATTACTTATCGAGTCGATGCGTATTGACAGCGTTCCGGGCACGCATACGGTTATTTACGATTCGGAGGTTGATTCTATTGAATTTAAGCATACCGCGCACAACCGTAACGGTTTTGCCCTGGGCGCCGTGTTGGCCGCCGAATGGGTGCATAATAAAAAAGGTTTTTACTCGGTAGAAGCCATGTTTGATTTTAACAGTTAA